The following DNA comes from Halorhabdus tiamatea SARL4B.
CTCCCAGCCGTACTCGGCGAGGTCGTTCGACTGTGCGGCTGCAACTGTCTCGTCGCCGTCGGGCCCGGTCGTCACCAGCTGCGCCCTGGCCTGGCTGTTCGAGAGCCGCGCCACGAGGCGGGGCTTGCCGGATTTCAGCAGGCGCAACCGCTGATGGTAATCCGTCCGGGATTCGCGGCGCCGACGCATCGGCACCTTGTATCGTGGTCCTGTCGCCATTCACTGATCACCGTATTGGTCGTCGATATACCGATCCAGGTCACCGACGTCGTCGAATTCGCCGCCGCTGGCCTGGTCGTACAGTTCGCGGTACTCCGTCGGCGAGAGTTCGCCGGAATCACGGAGTTCGCGCAGGCGCTCGCGCTGTGCACGGATGCGCGAGACCCAGTCGTCCTTCTCGTTCTGTCGGGCACCCGCGGCACCCTTCCGGGACCCGTGTCCCTTCTGGTGGCCGTAGGCGCGTTTCTCGGCGCGCTCTCTGGCCTGACCCCGGGAGTTGCCCTGCTTGTCCTTCTCGCGGACGACGCCTTGCTCGATCAAATCGCGAACGTCCTCGCGCGTGATCGCGTCGGCGATCTCGCCCTGGGCCTCGGGATCGAACCAGACACGGTTCTTCCC
Coding sequences within:
- a CDS encoding 50S ribosomal protein L19e, whose amino-acid sequence is MTDLSAQKRLAADVLDVGKNRVWFDPEAQGEIADAITREDVRDLIEQGVVREKDKQGNSRGQARERAEKRAYGHQKGHGSRKGAAGARQNEKDDWVSRIRAQRERLRELRDSGELSPTEYRELYDQASGGEFDDVGDLDRYIDDQYGDQ